A segment of the Pseudobdellovibrionaceae bacterium genome:
GCACTTTTTTAAGTGCGCAAGCCTCGCATGCTTTAACAGAAAAATTAGAAGTCAATTTGTTTACATGCCCCATTTCTAGTTCTCAACGTCATGAGCAAGTCGTCATTAAGGATGTCACTGTCAATGAAAGTAACGGCACTTATCATTATTTTGTCTTTGATGTGGAGGCAGGCAACAGAAATGGTGCTGTCAATGGTGAAGGTCAGCATTTAAAATACATTCAAACTCTTCTCACCACACAAAATGCGGAAAGAGACACCTTTTACCGTTCTTACGGTGACAACTTTTATTTTGAAATGGATTTTAGAGGCCATAACAGGGACTCACGAGTAAAGCTGTTTTTAGACAAAACCCATAACGGAAAATATATTTTATCTTTAAATGGAAGTGGTCCCTTATTTTATGAATTCCAAAGCGACTACCAAGACGTACTGTTAGAATCTGAATTTTATACCGCTCACTCGCGTGTGGAATGTTTTATTCACCCTAATATTGACCAATACATCAGGTAATACACCCGTAAATAAAGGAGAAAGAGTATGAAAACCTCATATATGCAATGGATCTTGATATCTGGACTGTTGGTTTTTGCAAACGTGGCCTGTGTGACCACAACTCCCATCGGTGATGTCGTTGTGGACGGGTCAGTCAGTGTAGAGCCGCAAGTGGTGTATCGCAGCAGTTCGCGGGTGACCATTGGTATTGGTCCAAGTTATACCCTTGATGATGCTTTTTATTTAGCAAATGACCATTGCCGAGGTTACGGTTATTACGCCGTGCCTTCTTCATCAAGATGGGATTACACTTACGATAGTTACAGAAACTTAGTGTATTACTGCCGTCGTCGCCCCGTGGTCATTACACATCCTGTAGTTGTGCATCCTTCACGTCCTCGTTATCATCACCCAGCACCCCAACCTCCTGTGCCTCATGATAATGGATGGTGGTCAAGAAACCGTCCTTCGCCGCCACCAGTAGTGGGAACACCTCCGCCAGCTCATAGACCCATCCCAGCTCCTCCAGCGCGTCGCTATGAACGGGATACACGTTCGACCACACCTCAATCCCCATGGTCTTACAACCCTCGTAAAAATGAAAAACGTAGTACTATTCCCACGCCTCCTCCTGTTGTGACGACGCCCACACCTCCGCCTGCGCCTCCTGCAACACGCTATGAGCGAGACACGCGTTCAACCACCACGCCATCTCCATGGTCTTACAATTCAAGAAAGAATGACGAGCCCACTCGTAACACTTATACTCCGCCATCTACCAGCTCAAGTTCTTCTAGTAGTGGTGGATTCTGGGGTAAAAACTCTCCATCATCGAAGTCGTCTTCTTCAAGTTCGGACTCTTCGTATTCATCAGGTAGAGGGGCGTCAAGCTCAAGCCCATCTTCGAGTGCGTCGTCAAGTTCACCAGGTTGGTGGGGCAAAAACAAAAAGTAATGGCCAGCAAGTTAAAGATTTGCTAAAAAGGGACTTGGAAGAGGTCCCTTTTTTTATGAGTGACAAACAAGTGCAAAACTCATTTTTACCCCGATTTATTGTGTCTGAGTTTAAAGACAGATCGGAGGTTGCAAATAAGGCAGCAACAGATAAAGCGGCCACGGATGAAGGGACCCAAGTTCTTCTTACCTCTGAGATGCTTCACTCTTTTAAAGATAATTTAATGTCAGCACCTCAAGTTGAATTGGGTGTGATCTGCTTTGAGAACGTTTCTGAAGAACCAGCTCTTGCAGAGATGCTAGATAAGTTAGTGATGGCAGTCAAACAGAACGATTATCAGATGTACCAATTTCCCAAAGAAGTTCAAAATAAAATCTCAGTAGACATGTTAGAGACCGCACTGTCTGAAGTAGAGTCTTTGCCACATAATAAAATTTTAATCTTTGATTCCAAATCACAGAAAACCCAAAATAAAGACCTTGGAAACTGTAAACTGATCACCACTTATGGACTGACAGATCTAAGCCAAAGTGTGCAGTATAAAAAAGACCTTTGGACCTTTTTGCAAAAGCATTTTTAAAAAAATCTTTCTTACACACAAGCATAGTCATTGTCTCATCTGCAATAGGACTTGGAACTTTACTATATTCTGATTGGCGACTTTGGGCCAACGAATGAACGAGAAGTAAGCAAGCCTAAGCGAGTTTGTTTGAAAGGCTTATGGGATCGTCTGTATTATTGTGCTCGACAGCTTTCCACACACTTTTCACCTGTGAGTGCCACTTTAAAAGTACTCATACACTCAGAAGTCTTTTTGTGTCTGACGACTGACACCTCTGAGACATTAGGCTCAGAAATGCTTTTGAAGCGAGATTCACACAGAAACTTGGCATACTTTTCCATTCCTGTTTTCATAGTGGGACTGGTGGGAAGGTAATAACTGGCTGTCATCATGTTTATCCCAATGGCATTATTTGTAGGACTGCTTTGAGCCAATTCAAAATCAAAATTGGCGGAAGTGATTTTGCTGCACTCACTTAAAGATTTGGCTTTGCGGATTCCTAGAGGGTCTTGCCCCGTTTTTGTAACTATAAAGATATGTCCTGAAGAGGCGACGACGTCACCGACAGCTAGATCTTCAGTTTTAGCTACAGCGATTTTTCTAAAGCAGGTTGTTCCACCACTACTAGGATTTTTAAATCTTGCCGAATTGTAACTAAGAACATCACGGGCTTTAAGATTTACACTAGGGTTGAGTTTTAAGCCTGCTGTAGCTAGTGCTGTGAAAATAAATCCCGAACAGTCAGTACCTAGAGCCGCAGATCCAGTCCCATGATTTTTAAAGAAGTTAAGTTCAGCATTGGCAGCCGCCGCCGAATAAGGTTTCCCGCCGTAATCATAAATCAGAGGGGAGTTGTAAGTAGAAAAGCAACTGGAGTCAGGTGTTCTTTGACTTAAATAGGGGTGAGTTCTTTGTACAGAGCTTAAACTAGAAATCACACGCACATTTCCGCCCCCAGAAGAGTGGCGTCCTGTAACTTTGATTCCCTCTAAAGAGCTTTTTGAATTTTGAATTGTGGGTACATTTAAAGCCTCACAATTTTGGTAAGCGGTGGCAAAGGTCTTATAGGTGCCAAAGATTTCTGGAGGATATTTATTTTGCAGTTGTTCAAATAAGGACCCTGCAATGGGCTCTTCGTCTGGTGTGCTGTCGTCTTGATCATTGGGAGTATCGTTACTGCAATTTTGTTGTAAGTTTTTTGATAACACTTGCAGTTCATTTAAGTGACTGCGAAAGGTGTCCTGAATGCTCTTTGTGGTTTTTGTCATTTGATCGCGAGTTTCAATGTGTGATAAAAGTTTTTTGATCTCTTCAATGTTTTCAGCGCCCAGTTTTTTTGGGAATTCAACAACAAGAGCTGTGTAAAACTCTTCAAATTTTACGATGATCTTTTGAATGTCTTCCTTGTGCTCTTCGTAGTTGTCTAGGGTGGTAAAGTCTTTTTGAAGTTGCTTCATCACCGCACTGACTTCGGGAAGCTTTTGATTTTCTTCTAAAGAGAGGTGAAGGATGTCAAACATCTGGGATTCAAACTGCTCACAACTCATTTGGTTGGCTGCAATGCTGCTGAGTTGTTGAGTGTGCATGTCGTTCTGACAGGCTGCCAAAAAAAGTAAAAAAGTAGAATATCCGATGAGCTTTTTCATATATATCCCATCGTGTAAGCCCGACTAACGCCTGAGCTTAAAAAATCTGTAATGCCCACAGTCTGGACTATAGTTGAGGGTATAAAGGACTATAGGTTTGAATCTCAAGGTTTTTTGACCAACTCCTAAACAAATCACAACAGCAGTTTAGACTCATATTACGTCTCAAACTGATACAACTGTCGTCATCATGTTTTTCACAATACATACTCTCCTCTGTACTTCCATCCTTCCTCTTTCTTTTGGAGACGGCGCGGGGTTGGCCGTTTGGTTTTATATGTTCGAAATGCGAGTTCGGCTTGGCGTAGTTTTGCGAACGCAAAGCTATGCCAAACGTTATGTCTGAGCATTTTGAACATATAAAACCAAACGGCCAACCCCGCGCCTGTTGGTCTTTTTAAGGAGTGTCTACAAATTGGACGGTTTTTTGAGGCTGTCTAAAAAAATATGATAGATTTACATCTGTAAATTCAAGGGTTTAAGACTTTGTGCTTTTGGTATGCTCTTCGCATAGATAAAGACAAATAAATTGTAACTCGATGGGGGAGTTATGCTTAAATCGATCAAATTTTATCTGAGCCTAGTGATGCTACTAAGTGTGGCCTATGTCTCTGTAGGTTGCGGTGGCTTTTCAGCAAGCAATTCTGAGAGCCCACTGGGATCGTATTTACCAGGAGATCTTGATCTGCCACCTACAGGTGAAGACCCAGATGATATGGAGTATGAGGGTGATGGTGTATATCTGACCAACTTACACCCTGACATTTCAAGTTTATATGCCAAAGCCTACTTTCATGCTGACATTGGTGAACTTGCAGGAAGCCCTGGAACAAGTTCGGCTCGTCAAGGTGGAAGTGTGGTCTTAACTTTTGAAGACAGTTCTGGAAATACATCCAAACGTTATTTTTCAACAGGTGGAAGCACGCTTTCAAGTATGGAAAAGAACTATTGGACTAAGAAGACTAACGGAGACGTCATGTGGAGAGGAATCTTCCAAGGTCAACGTGGTGCTTTTGTGGTGATCATTGATGGTGTATTTATGTATGGTGACGGAGCGGGACCTTTAGATACTATGTCGGGTTCGGTTTGGTTTAGACCATGGCAAGTTTTAGAAAATAGAGTTTTACCAACACATGAGTGTGTGCTCAATGCGTATGGTTTATGGGATTGTAAAAACCAAACAGCACCGATTCGTCAATGTTGGTACATCTCAAAAGGCCCTTATGATTGCCGCTTTAACATTTCTGGTGATGCTTCAACAGTCACTCGTGGGTCAGGTAATGAAAAGAACGACACCAACTGGGTGAAGTTAGGTCGATTCTCAAACCTTAATAAATCCAAAGTCTTTCACGAGACCTACTAAGATATTTAAAAAACTAGAAACATAAAGTTTCTTAAGAGCTGTCATGGATGAACCGAGACAGCTCATTTTTTTTGGAGTCTTTAATGAAGGGCCAGATATGTAGTTTCTATTTGCATCCTTAAAATTCATGTTACATAATATTTCTATGCTTGCATTTTGGTCTGAATTTTTTGAAGAGTTGGAGTTTGTAAGAGGGCGATCGAAAAATACGATTCAATCTTACCGTAGGGATTTAGAACTTTACGAGTCTTTTTTAAAAAAGCATAAAGACATTCATTACTTTTATGCTTTTATGAAGGGTCAAGGCCTCAGTGATAGATCACAAGCTAGAGTGATCAGCAGTTTAAGAACCTATTTTAAGTTTTGTGAGTCTAAGGGTAAGGACTCCCCAGAACTTCGTTCCTTAAAGTTACCTAAAGTCAAAAAGACCATACCCAAAACTATCACGCCAGCACAGTTTGAGATGCTCTTTCAAGCGGCTGCCGTCCCACAAGAGACACTTAAGACTGAACGTAATCAATTGGTCTTACTTTTACTTTTTGGCCTAGGCTGTAGGGTGACAGAGTTAATTCAGATCGAACTTAATGATGTGGATTTACAAGAAGGTTATGTCAAAATTTTAGGTAAGGGAAATAAGGAGCGGCTTGTCCCTTTAACAGAGAGTTTACTTACCAAAGTGAAAGTCTATCTTGAGGAAGCAAGACCAAGTTTGGTTAAAAACAAAACCGTGAAGACTCTTTTGGTGAATGAAAGAGGGAAGGCCTTATCTCGCATAGACATTTGGAGATGGTTGGCGGCATGGTCTCAACGTGCAGGCTTTAAAGAAGTGATACATCCCCATCAATTGCGCCATGCCTGTGCTACAACCCTGTTGGAGCAAGGAGCAGACCTTAGAAGTATTCAAATTTTGTTGGGACACACTTCTATCCAGACCACTCAAGTGTACACTCAGGTCACTACCAGGAAGCTAAATAAAGAAGTGGATGCTAAGCATCCACTTTCTCACTATAAAGACTAGCGTTAGGTTCTCTTTTTATTGCGCTTACTATGCGCGAATAGATTTACGGATTTCTGCTTCTGATTGATCTAACAAAATAGTCAACAGCTTAGCTTTTGGAATCTTAGTAAGCTTAATGATTTTGCCTACATGATCCATTCTTGGGCTGCACAGACCGCGCTCCCAGTTGCTGATGAGTTGCTTGTTTACTCCAAGTGCATTCGCAAGTTCGCTTTGGCTTAAGCCTGCTTTGATGCGATGGTCTTGGAAGAAGCGTCCGATTTTTCTTGAGTATGGTAATGCTATTTTTGTTTTCATACGTATCAAGGTAACGTCGTAAAAAATAAATGTCACGTAAATTTGTATAAAAAATCTTACTTGAGAATGAAATCACAAAATATGAAGAAATTTAGATAAAATGTTGTCAAAGATAAAACAATTAGAGACGCGCTTTATTTACTGAGATCAAAAATCGGACCGTTCTCCGCGAGAGGATAGATTTACGATAACATAATAAGCATAAAGTTTGCTTTCCAGTGTTCATGAAAATTTTTGCGTTAAATACTTCTGCATACGGTGACTCTTGGGTCGAAATTGAAATCAATCTCATTCCTGGTCTTCCGCGTTTTTCCATTATAGGACTGCCTGACACGGCTTTGAAGGAGGGTGTACTGCGAATCAAGTCGGCTCTTTTGGCGCATGGTTTTGAGTGGCCAAAAAATAAAGAAGTGATCATCAATCTTAAACCTATCAATAGTAAAAAGTGGAATCAGAATATTGAACTCGCAATTTTAATTTGTTTTTTGCATGTGACACAGCAAATTAAACTCAAGTCCAGCTTTAATGATGATGATTCTCTATTAGTGTTGGGCGATCTGAATTTAATGGGACAAACCACTTTGTCTAAAGATATTTGTGCACGCACGTTCACAAATTGGAAAGGTAAAATTCTAACTGGTTGCGTTCTGGAACCAGTGTTGTTCGATCACTATGTGATTGAACATATCGGGCAATTAAAAAATGCAGCTTTGTCTTTTCATAAAAAAGCATCCTTGCAAGAGATCATCAGACGCCCTCCATCCGATCGTTTTTTATGGACGCAAGAAGAAGCTAGGCTCATCAGTCTTTTGGCTTTGGGATCTTTTTCGGCTTTGCTTGCAGGAGTAAAAGGTGCTGGCAAAACAACTCTTGTTAAGGAAGTGTGGCGACTTTTACCTGCGCCGAACGAACATGAGTTTGAAGAGATCGGGATGCAGTCCAAGCAGTGCCCTGAGTGGCGCCCTTTGGTTTTTCCTCATCACACCATGCCTAGGGTGTCGTTGATTGGCGGAGGTGTTCCTCTCAAGATGGGTGAAGTGGGGCGCGCGCATGGGGGCATTATGGTGTTAGATGAATTTCTGGAGTTTAAAAAAGAAAGCATAGAGGTTTTACGTGAGGCCATGCAATCAGAAGAGGTGGAAGTTTCTAGGTTAGGGCAGACCCATAAATTTAAGACAAGGTTTCAAGCTTTGGCGACAACTAATCTTTGTCCTTGTGGGAAGTGGTCAGGACAAGAAGGGCATTTTGTAAATTGCTCTAGAAGCCTTATGACTTGTAAGTCCTATATCAATCGGATGATTGGCCCCGTGATGGATCGGTTTCATATTTTATGGTTAAAGCCGTATCGGATTAAAGGAGATGCTCAAACAATATGCAGCGATGATATTTTAAGAGGGCTCGAAGAGGCTAGAGCGTGGAGGGCTAAGAGACCTTGGGGAGATCGGGCGTGCAATAAACTTTTGGTTTCTGAGGTTCAGGGTATGTTGACCAAAAGGTGGTTAAAAGACGTTTACGTTTTTGAGGGCCAATCGGAGCGACGCCAACAGGCGTTTTGGCAGGTGGCCAGAGCTTTAGCCGATTTGGATATGGTGGAGCGTATCGGGGAAAAGCACATACGTGAGGCTTACAAATGGACCTGTTTGGACTTTGGAACCTTGCTGTAATTTACCTTGATACAAGGCGGGGGACCTGATAGTTTCATGAGACCATTCGGTGCAAAAAAAGTTCCTAAGGGTGGCGTAGCCAAGTGGTTAGGCAGCGGCCTGCAAAGCCGTCTACGCCGGTTCGAGTCCGGCCGCCACCTCCAAAAATTCCTCGTTAAAATAAATAATCGGTACAATACCAATAGGACGATCCCAGAGTTCATCTGGGGGTCTTCGATGAAGGAGAGATAAAAATTGACCATCCTTCAGTGGATTCTATGGGGAAATAAATGTTTGGCTTTAGAATTATGTCTTTCATACATTGATCTTCTTATCATTAGGCTGATACTTTAAGATCAGCCTTTCGAGCGTTAAATACAACGTAGGGAGAATCAGAAGTGTTAAAATCATCGAGGACAATATCCCTCCAATGATCACGGTGGCCAGTGGTTTTTGTACTTCAGCTCCCATTCCTGTGGCCAGCATCATGGGCAGAAACCCAAACACATCCACAAGAGAGGTCATCAGTACTGGTCTTAAACGAAGGCTTGCTCCAGTAAGGACTAACTGCTGACCTTTAATTCCTCGTGTTCTAAGTTCATTAAAATAATTTACAAGCACAACACCATTAAGGATAGCAATTCCTGACAGAGCCATAAAACCCACTCCTGCAGAAACGCTGAAGGGGATCCCTGCAATCATAAGGGCCAGCACTCCCCCTATTAAGGCAAAAGGAACGCATAAAAATATCAAAACAGTTTCAACGATATTTTTGAATGCCGCATACACCATAAGTAAAACTAAAAGCAGTGTAATGGGTCCTAGTATGGAAAGTCGAACTTTCGCTTCGGTTAAGTTTTTAAAGTTTCCGCCCCATTCCATGTAATAACCTGCTGGGAGTTCTAATTGAGTATGGATTTGATTTTTGGCATCAGCCACAAAAGATTCAGTGTCTCGTCCTCGTGGATTGATCAGAACAGCTATGCGTCTTTTGGTTTGTTCAC
Coding sequences within it:
- a CDS encoding helix-turn-helix domain-containing protein produces the protein MKTKIALPYSRKIGRFFQDHRIKAGLSQSELANALGVNKQLISNWERGLCSPRMDHVGKIIKLTKIPKAKLLTILLDQSEAEIRKSIRA
- a CDS encoding ATP-binding protein, which translates into the protein MKIFALNTSAYGDSWVEIEINLIPGLPRFSIIGLPDTALKEGVLRIKSALLAHGFEWPKNKEVIINLKPINSKKWNQNIELAILICFLHVTQQIKLKSSFNDDDSLLVLGDLNLMGQTTLSKDICARTFTNWKGKILTGCVLEPVLFDHYVIEHIGQLKNAALSFHKKASLQEIIRRPPSDRFLWTQEEARLISLLALGSFSALLAGVKGAGKTTLVKEVWRLLPAPNEHEFEEIGMQSKQCPEWRPLVFPHHTMPRVSLIGGGVPLKMGEVGRAHGGIMVLDEFLEFKKESIEVLREAMQSEEVEVSRLGQTHKFKTRFQALATTNLCPCGKWSGQEGHFVNCSRSLMTCKSYINRMIGPVMDRFHILWLKPYRIKGDAQTICSDDILRGLEEARAWRAKRPWGDRACNKLLVSEVQGMLTKRWLKDVYVFEGQSERRQQAFWQVARALADLDMVERIGEKHIREAYKWTCLDFGTLL
- a CDS encoding tyrosine-type recombinase/integrase, with protein sequence MLHNISMLAFWSEFFEELEFVRGRSKNTIQSYRRDLELYESFLKKHKDIHYFYAFMKGQGLSDRSQARVISSLRTYFKFCESKGKDSPELRSLKLPKVKKTIPKTITPAQFEMLFQAAAVPQETLKTERNQLVLLLLFGLGCRVTELIQIELNDVDLQEGYVKILGKGNKERLVPLTESLLTKVKVYLEEARPSLVKNKTVKTLLVNERGKALSRIDIWRWLAAWSQRAGFKEVIHPHQLRHACATTLLEQGADLRSIQILLGHTSIQTTQVYTQVTTRKLNKEVDAKHPLSHYKD